Proteins encoded together in one Pseudomonas sp. TCU-HL1 window:
- the paaN gene encoding phenylacetic acid degradation protein PaaN — MSTTARAAALELFEYHRGTLERAGQAISERGYWSPFPESLKQYPEEAVKGAQAAFEALLGQHFALVGPQPVGRAGAERSPYGFDLDVSYDQYDADTLLARQQAALPAWRDAGPKARVGTCLEILQRLNALSPTLAYAVMHTSGQAYMMAFQAGGPHAQDRGLEVLAYAWRAMNEVPEAARWTKPQGKQDPLVLDKRWHIVPRGLSLVIACSTFPTWNTYPGLFASLATGNPVLVKAHPGAILPVAMSVKVAQDVLAELGFDPALVSLVVDTPDAPVSQKLALDPRVKLVDFTGSNAFGNWLEDNARQAQVFTEKAGINSVIIDSVRDIKAVARNLAFSLSLYSGQMCTTTQAIYVPRGGIRNGDEQLSFDDVAQTLAGAVRSFLADNERACAVIGAIQSEVTTQRIQACRQLGEVLLDSEAREHPQFPGARIHTPLLLKVDAADRDAYSEERFGPITFVIATDDTAHSLRLAGEVIAEKGALTLGVYSTDEAVLDRAEQLSFDVAVALSINFDGGVFVNQSAAFSDFHASGGNPAANASITDGAFVSRRFVTVQSRRYGV, encoded by the coding sequence ATGTCGACCACCGCCCGCGCCGCCGCCCTCGAGCTGTTCGAGTACCATCGCGGCACCCTCGAACGCGCTGGCCAGGCGATCAGTGAGCGCGGCTACTGGTCGCCTTTCCCGGAAAGCCTCAAGCAGTACCCGGAAGAGGCAGTGAAGGGAGCCCAGGCGGCCTTCGAAGCACTGCTTGGCCAACACTTCGCCCTGGTCGGTCCGCAGCCAGTGGGCCGTGCCGGTGCCGAGCGTTCGCCCTATGGTTTCGATCTGGACGTGAGCTACGACCAGTACGACGCCGACACGCTGCTTGCGCGCCAGCAGGCGGCGCTGCCGGCCTGGCGCGACGCCGGCCCGAAGGCCCGGGTCGGGACGTGCCTGGAAATCCTCCAGCGCCTCAATGCGCTGAGCCCTACGCTGGCCTATGCGGTGATGCACACCAGCGGCCAGGCCTACATGATGGCCTTCCAGGCCGGTGGACCCCACGCCCAGGACCGTGGCCTGGAAGTGCTGGCCTACGCCTGGCGCGCGATGAATGAGGTGCCGGAAGCGGCGCGCTGGACCAAGCCGCAGGGCAAGCAAGACCCGCTGGTGCTCGACAAGCGCTGGCACATTGTTCCGCGCGGCCTGTCGCTGGTGATCGCCTGCTCGACATTCCCCACCTGGAACACCTATCCCGGCCTGTTCGCCAGCCTGGCCACCGGCAACCCGGTGCTGGTTAAGGCGCACCCTGGCGCGATCCTGCCCGTGGCCATGAGCGTGAAAGTGGCCCAGGACGTCCTGGCCGAACTGGGCTTCGACCCGGCCCTGGTCAGCCTGGTGGTGGACACCCCGGACGCTCCGGTGAGCCAGAAACTGGCCCTGGACCCGCGCGTCAAACTGGTGGACTTCACCGGCTCCAACGCCTTCGGCAACTGGCTGGAAGACAACGCCCGCCAGGCCCAGGTGTTCACCGAGAAGGCTGGCATCAACAGCGTGATCATCGACAGCGTGCGTGACATCAAGGCCGTGGCGCGCAACCTGGCCTTCTCCCTGAGCCTCTATTCTGGGCAGATGTGCACCACCACCCAGGCCATCTACGTGCCCCGTGGCGGCATCCGCAATGGTGACGAGCAGTTGAGCTTCGATGACGTGGCGCAGACCCTGGCGGGGGCCGTCCGCAGCTTCCTGGCCGACAACGAGCGCGCCTGCGCGGTGATCGGCGCCATCCAGTCCGAAGTAACCACCCAGCGCATCCAGGCTTGCCGTCAGCTGGGCGAGGTGCTGCTGGATAGCGAGGCCCGCGAGCATCCGCAGTTCCCCGGCGCGCGCATCCATACGCCGCTGCTGCTGAAGGTGGACGCCGCCGACCGCGATGCCTATTCCGAAGAACGCTTCGGTCCCATCACCTTCGTCATCGCCACCGACGACACCGCGCACAGCCTGCGCCTGGCCGGTGAGGTGATCGCCGAGAAGGGCGCCCTGACCCTGGGCGTGTACTCCACTGACGAGGCGGTGCTGGACCGCGCCGAGCAGCTGTCCTTTGATGTGGCCGTGGCGCTGTCGATCAACTTCGACGGTGGCGTATTCGTCAACCAGTCCGCGGCCTTCAGCGACTTCCACGCCAGCGGCGGCAACCCGGCGGCGAACGCGTCCATCACCGATGGTGCCTTCGTCTCCCGGCGCTTCGTCACCGTGCAAAGCCGCCGCTACGGCGTATAA
- the pcaF gene encoding 3-oxoadipyl-CoA thiolase has translation MNDALIIDAVRTPIGRYAGALSAVRADDLGAVPMRALMARHPELDWSAIDDVIYGCANQAGEDNRNVARMSALLAGLPLTVPGTTLNRLCGSGLDAIGNAARALRCGEAGLMIAGGVESMSRAPFVMGKADSAFSRQAEIFDTTIGWRFVNPLMKGQFGIDSMPETAENVAEQFNISREDQDAFALRSQQRAAAAQANGRLAKEIVPVEIPQRKGPAKIVEQDEHPRGDTTLEQLAKLGTPFRQGGSITAGNASGVNDGACALLLASSAAAKRHGLKARARVVGMATAGVEPRIMGIGPVPATRKVLELTGLSLAEMDVIELNEAFAAQGLAVLRELGLADNDPRVNPNGGAIALGHPLGMSGARLVTTALHELEERQGRYALCTMCIGVGQGIALIIERL, from the coding sequence ATGAATGACGCCCTGATTATCGACGCCGTGCGCACGCCTATCGGCCGCTACGCCGGCGCCCTGTCCGCGGTGCGCGCCGATGACCTCGGTGCCGTGCCCATGCGCGCGCTGATGGCCCGCCACCCCGAACTGGACTGGAGCGCCATCGACGACGTGATCTACGGCTGCGCCAACCAGGCCGGCGAAGACAACCGCAACGTCGCACGCATGTCCGCCCTGCTCGCCGGCCTGCCGCTGACCGTGCCGGGCACCACTCTGAACCGCCTCTGCGGCTCCGGCCTGGATGCCATCGGCAATGCCGCCCGCGCCCTACGCTGTGGCGAAGCCGGCCTGATGATCGCCGGTGGCGTGGAATCCATGTCCCGCGCACCCTTCGTGATGGGCAAGGCGGACAGTGCCTTCTCCCGCCAGGCGGAAATCTTCGACACCACCATCGGCTGGCGCTTCGTCAACCCGCTGATGAAGGGCCAGTTCGGCATCGACTCCATGCCGGAAACCGCCGAGAACGTGGCCGAGCAGTTCAACATCTCCCGCGAGGACCAGGACGCCTTCGCCCTGCGCAGCCAGCAGCGCGCCGCCGCCGCCCAGGCCAATGGCCGACTGGCGAAGGAAATCGTCCCGGTGGAAATTCCCCAGCGCAAAGGCCCGGCGAAGATCGTCGAGCAGGATGAGCACCCGCGCGGCGATACCACCCTGGAACAGTTGGCCAAACTGGGCACGCCGTTCCGCCAGGGCGGCAGCATTACCGCCGGCAACGCCTCGGGCGTGAACGATGGCGCCTGCGCCCTGCTGCTGGCCAGCAGTGCCGCAGCCAAGCGCCACGGCCTCAAGGCCCGCGCCCGCGTGGTGGGCATGGCTACCGCCGGCGTCGAGCCGCGCATCATGGGTATCGGCCCGGTACCGGCAACCCGCAAGGTGCTGGAACTGACCGGCCTGTCCCTGGCCGAAATGGACGTCATCGAACTCAACGAAGCCTTCGCCGCCCAGGGCCTCGCCGTCCTGCGCGAACTGGGCCTGGCCGACAACGATCCGCGCGTGAACCCCAACGGCGGCGCCATCGCCCTCGGCCACCCGCTGGGCATGAGCGGTGCGCGCCTGGTGACCACCGCGCTGCACGAACTGGAAGAGCGTCAAGGCCGCTATGCCCTTTGCACCATGTGCATCGGCGTGGGTCAGGGCATCGCTCTGATCATTGAAAGGCTCTGA
- the paaH gene encoding 3-hydroxyacyl-CoA dehydrogenase PaaH: MPALHTSAPVAVIGAGAMGAGIAQVAAQAGHPVKLYDNRPGASAQAIDGIDRQLGRLVEKNKLTAENRAAIVARLQPVEAIEALADASLVIEAIVENLEVKRGLLRELEALCSADCILASNTSSLSITNLAAGLTHPGRVIGMHFFNPAPLMALVEIVSGLASDRDLADGLYETAKAWGKQPVHTRSTPGFIVNRVARPFYAESLRLLQEGAVDCATLDALMRDAGGFRMGAFELTDLIGHDVNYAVTCSVFDAYYGDFRFQPSLIQKELVDAGRLGRKSGHGFYSYAEGAERPQPAELSSDARVESCVVEGSLGVAEPLVQRLAEAGVHVVRRDGSGVLRVGDAVIALSDGRLASQRSREDGIANLVLIDLALDYAKASRLGIACAANTSDQARDQAVALLQRAGLKVSPLSDIPGLAVLRTVAMLANEGADAVLQGVGSASDIDLAMRAGVNYPQGPLAWADAIGLPVVLRTLENLQAAYGEVRYRPSLLLRRQVAEGRNFRD, encoded by the coding sequence ATGCCTGCCCTTCACACTTCCGCCCCTGTCGCCGTGATCGGCGCCGGCGCCATGGGTGCCGGTATCGCCCAGGTCGCCGCCCAGGCTGGCCATCCGGTCAAGCTCTATGACAACCGTCCTGGCGCTTCCGCCCAGGCCATTGACGGCATCGACCGCCAGCTCGGCCGCCTGGTGGAGAAGAACAAACTCACCGCCGAGAACCGCGCCGCTATCGTCGCCCGCCTGCAACCGGTGGAGGCCATCGAGGCCCTGGCCGATGCCAGCCTGGTAATCGAAGCCATCGTCGAGAACCTGGAGGTCAAGCGCGGCCTGCTGCGCGAGCTCGAAGCGCTGTGCAGCGCCGACTGCATCCTTGCCAGCAACACCTCGTCCCTGTCCATCACCAACCTGGCTGCCGGCCTCACGCATCCGGGCCGGGTGATCGGCATGCACTTCTTCAACCCGGCACCGCTGATGGCGCTGGTGGAGATCGTCTCCGGCCTTGCCAGCGACCGGGACCTGGCCGACGGCCTGTACGAAACCGCCAAGGCCTGGGGCAAGCAGCCGGTGCATACCCGCTCCACCCCCGGCTTCATCGTCAACCGCGTGGCGCGCCCCTTCTATGCCGAAAGCCTGCGCCTGCTGCAGGAAGGCGCCGTCGACTGCGCCACCCTCGACGCGCTGATGCGTGACGCGGGCGGCTTCCGCATGGGCGCCTTTGAACTGACCGACCTGATCGGCCATGACGTCAACTACGCCGTCACCTGCTCGGTGTTCGATGCCTACTACGGCGACTTCCGCTTCCAGCCCTCGCTGATCCAGAAAGAGCTGGTGGACGCTGGCCGCCTGGGCCGCAAGAGCGGTCACGGTTTCTACAGCTACGCCGAAGGCGCCGAACGCCCGCAACCGGCCGAACTGTCCAGCGACGCCCGCGTGGAATCCTGCGTGGTGGAAGGCAGCCTTGGCGTTGCCGAGCCCCTGGTACAACGCCTGGCGGAAGCCGGCGTGCACGTAGTCCGCCGTGACGGCAGCGGCGTGCTGCGAGTGGGTGATGCCGTGATCGCCCTGTCCGATGGCCGCCTGGCGAGCCAGCGCTCCCGCGAGGACGGCATCGCCAACCTGGTGCTGATCGATCTCGCCCTCGACTACGCCAAGGCCAGCCGCCTCGGCATCGCCTGCGCCGCTAACACGTCCGATCAGGCCCGCGACCAGGCCGTGGCGCTGCTGCAACGCGCCGGCCTCAAGGTCAGCCCGCTCAGCGACATTCCCGGCCTCGCCGTGCTGCGCACCGTGGCCATGCTCGCCAACGAAGGTGCCGATGCCGTACTGCAAGGCGTGGGCTCGGCCAGTGACATCGACCTCGCCATGCGTGCCGGCGTGAACTATCCGCAAGGGCCGCTGGCCTGGGCCGATGCCATTGGCCTGCCGGTGGTACTGCGCACCCTGGAAAACCTCCAGGCCGCTTACGGCGAAGTGCGCTACCGCCCTTCCCTGTTGCTGCGCCGCCAGGTGGCCGAAGGGAGGAATTTCCGTGACTAA
- the paaI gene encoding hydroxyphenylacetyl-CoA thioesterase PaaI has translation MTNQEALSLAEACASALFERDNASQAMGMRLLSVAPGQARVGMSVRDDMVQGHGTCHGGYLFALADSAFAFACNTYNEATVAIGCSIDYVAPARLGDTLTAQAIEQSRSGRTGNYDVRIENQNGQLIALFHGKSYKVRGSVLAQETPDE, from the coding sequence GTGACTAACCAAGAAGCCCTCTCCCTCGCCGAAGCCTGCGCCAGCGCGCTGTTCGAGCGCGACAACGCCAGCCAGGCCATGGGCATGCGCCTGCTCTCCGTGGCACCCGGCCAGGCCCGCGTCGGCATGAGCGTGCGCGACGACATGGTCCAGGGCCACGGCACCTGCCACGGCGGCTACCTCTTCGCCCTGGCCGACTCGGCCTTCGCCTTCGCCTGCAACACCTACAACGAGGCCACCGTCGCCATCGGCTGCAGCATCGACTACGTGGCCCCGGCGCGCCTCGGCGACACCCTCACCGCCCAGGCCATCGAACAAAGCCGCAGCGGCCGCACCGGCAACTACGACGTCCGCATCGAAAACCAGAACGGGCAATTGATCGCCCTCTTCCACGGCAAGTCCTACAAAGTGCGCGGCTCGGTACTCGCGCAGGAGACCCCTGATGAATGA
- the paaF gene encoding 2,3-dehydroadipyl-CoA hydratase PaaF, with the protein MPRTLAVLPPEQGVRLITLQRPEALNALNTELLGELAAELDAAEQDAETRVVVITGSRKAFAAGADIKEMAERDLVGILNDPRLAHWQRITRFSKPLIAAINGFCLGGGCELAMHADILIAGEDARFGQPEINLGIMPGAGGTQRLLRAVGKSLAMQMVLTGEAIDARHAQRAGLVSEVTQPEFTVERALAIGRVIAQKAPLAVRLAKEALLKAEDTDLASGLRFERHAFTLLAGTRDREEGIRAFQEKRRPEFTGQ; encoded by the coding sequence ATGCCTCGTACCCTTGCAGTCCTGCCGCCCGAGCAGGGTGTCCGCCTGATCACCCTGCAGCGCCCGGAAGCGCTCAATGCGCTCAACACCGAGCTGCTGGGCGAGCTGGCCGCCGAACTGGACGCCGCCGAGCAGGACGCCGAGACCCGCGTCGTGGTCATTACCGGCAGCCGCAAGGCCTTTGCCGCCGGCGCCGATATCAAGGAAATGGCCGAACGCGACCTGGTGGGCATCCTCAATGACCCGCGCCTGGCCCACTGGCAACGCATCACCCGCTTCAGCAAGCCGCTGATCGCCGCCATCAATGGCTTCTGCCTGGGCGGCGGCTGCGAACTGGCCATGCATGCGGACATCCTCATCGCCGGCGAAGACGCCCGCTTCGGCCAACCGGAAATCAACCTCGGGATCATGCCCGGCGCCGGTGGCACCCAGCGCCTGCTGCGCGCCGTCGGTAAATCCCTGGCCATGCAGATGGTGCTGACCGGCGAAGCCATCGACGCCCGCCACGCCCAGCGCGCCGGACTGGTCAGCGAAGTGACCCAGCCCGAATTCACCGTCGAACGCGCCCTCGCCATCGGCCGCGTCATCGCCCAAAAGGCGCCTTTGGCCGTACGCCTGGCCAAGGAAGCGCTGCTCAAGGCCGAAGACACCGACCTCGCCAGCGGCCTGCGCTTCGAGCGCCACGCTTTCACCCTGCTGGCCGGCACACGCGATCGCGAAGAAGGCATCCGCGCCTTCCAGGAAAAGCGCCGCCCCGAATTCACCGGCCAGTAA
- the paaY gene encoding phenylacetic acid degradation protein PaaY produces MTCYSLDGVTPVVHPTAYVHPSAVLIGDVIIGPGCYVGPLASLRGDFGRIILEEGANIQDTCVMHGFPDSDTVVERNGHIGHGAVLHGCRIGEDALVGMNAVVMDGARIGARSFVSATAFVKAGFGCPEQSLVMGAPAQVKRSLSFDEVAWKQAGTREYQRLSQRCLESLVACEPLAEMEADRPRIADRGLRPKGTSSQ; encoded by the coding sequence ATGACCTGCTACAGCCTCGACGGCGTGACCCCAGTGGTGCATCCCACCGCCTATGTGCATCCCAGCGCCGTGCTGATCGGCGACGTGATCATCGGGCCGGGCTGCTATGTCGGCCCGCTGGCCAGCCTGCGTGGCGACTTCGGCCGGATCATCCTGGAGGAGGGCGCCAATATCCAGGACACCTGCGTGATGCATGGCTTCCCCGACAGCGACACGGTGGTCGAGCGCAACGGCCATATCGGTCACGGCGCCGTGCTGCACGGTTGCCGCATTGGCGAGGACGCGCTGGTGGGGATGAATGCGGTGGTGATGGACGGCGCGCGGATCGGCGCGCGCTCCTTCGTGTCCGCCACTGCCTTCGTCAAGGCCGGCTTCGGTTGCCCGGAGCAGTCCCTGGTGATGGGCGCCCCGGCGCAGGTCAAGCGCAGCCTCAGCTTTGATGAAGTGGCCTGGAAGCAGGCCGGCACCCGCGAATACCAACGGCTGTCCCAGCGCTGCCTGGAGAGCCTGGTGGCCTGTGAGCCCCTGGCCGAGATGGAAGCCGACCGGCCGCGCATCGCCGACCGTGGCCTGCGTCCGAAA
- the paaG gene encoding 2-(1,2-epoxy-1,2-dihydrophenyl)acetyl-CoA isomerase PaaG: MNFEHILFSIEAGVATLSFNRPEQLNSFNAKMHGEVREALKQVRQNPEVRVLLLTGEGRGFCAGQDLGDRNVAPGAATPDLGESIEKFYNPLIRTLRDLPLPVICAVNGVAAGAGANIPLACDLVLAGRSASFIQAFCKIGLIPDSGGTWTLPRLVGMARAKALTLLGDRLTAEQAEQWGLIYRVVDDAALREEALKLAHHLATQPTYGLALIKRSLNASLNNSFDEQLDLERDLQRLAGRSEDYREGVRAFMEKHTPAFKGR; encoded by the coding sequence ATGAACTTCGAGCACATCCTGTTTTCCATCGAGGCTGGCGTCGCCACCCTCAGCTTCAACCGCCCGGAGCAGCTGAACAGCTTCAACGCCAAGATGCATGGCGAAGTCCGCGAAGCCCTCAAGCAGGTGCGCCAGAACCCCGAGGTCCGCGTCCTGCTGCTGACCGGCGAAGGTCGCGGCTTCTGCGCCGGGCAAGACCTGGGCGACCGCAACGTGGCCCCCGGTGCCGCCACGCCGGACCTGGGCGAGTCCATCGAGAAGTTCTACAACCCGCTGATCCGTACCCTTCGCGACCTGCCGCTGCCGGTGATCTGCGCGGTCAATGGCGTAGCCGCCGGTGCCGGCGCCAACATTCCGCTGGCCTGCGACCTGGTCCTGGCCGGCCGTTCCGCCAGCTTCATCCAGGCCTTCTGCAAGATCGGTCTGATCCCGGACTCCGGCGGCACCTGGACCCTCCCCCGCCTCGTTGGCATGGCCCGCGCCAAGGCCCTGACCCTGTTGGGTGACCGCCTGACCGCCGAGCAGGCCGAACAATGGGGCCTGATCTACCGCGTGGTGGATGACGCCGCCCTGCGTGAAGAGGCTCTGAAACTCGCCCATCACCTGGCCACCCAGCCCACCTACGGCCTGGCCCTGATCAAGCGCAGCCTCAATGCCAGCCTGAACAACAGCTTCGACGAGCAGCTGGACCTCGAACGCGACCTGCAGCGCCTTGCCGGCCGCAGCGAGGACTACCGCGAAGGCGTCCGCGCCTTCATGGAAAAGCACACCCCGGCCTTCAAAGGACGCTGA
- a CDS encoding AAA family ATPase → MLIVFSGLPGTGKTTIARRLASGLGVTYLRVDAIEQAIRDAGVLADDVGRSGYLVAIALARSNLGLGRVVVVDCVNPVAESREAWCEVATWAGVPLVDVEVVCSDACVHQRRVESRAVDLAGLKLPSWQSVLEHDYEVWDEGPLRLDSAVISPDEAVEAIIEYVSRAVFQPIDRL, encoded by the coding sequence ATGCTCATTGTCTTCAGCGGGCTGCCCGGCACGGGAAAAACAACAATCGCGCGCCGATTGGCATCCGGGCTGGGTGTGACGTACCTGAGAGTGGATGCCATCGAGCAGGCGATTCGCGATGCCGGGGTCCTTGCCGATGACGTGGGGCGTAGCGGGTATCTGGTCGCTATCGCCCTGGCTCGGTCGAATCTTGGTTTGGGCCGCGTGGTGGTCGTCGATTGCGTCAATCCGGTGGCTGAAAGTCGTGAGGCGTGGTGCGAAGTGGCGACCTGGGCCGGTGTGCCGTTGGTGGATGTCGAGGTGGTGTGCTCCGATGCGTGCGTGCACCAACGGAGGGTGGAAAGCCGCGCAGTCGATCTAGCAGGCCTGAAGCTTCCGAGTTGGCAATCAGTTCTCGAGCATGACTATGAGGTCTGGGACGAAGGGCCTTTGCGGCTGGATTCTGCTGTGATCTCGCCGGATGAAGCGGTGGAGGCAATCATCGAGTACGTCTCGCGTGCGGTTTTCCAGCCAATTGACCGACTATGA
- the paaK gene encoding phenylacetate--CoA ligase PaaK, whose protein sequence is MNMIANTALLDPMETASVDQLRQHQLERLRWSLKHAYENVPLYRQRFDEKGVHPDDLKSLEDLAKFPFTGKNDLRDNYPYGMFAVPQSEIVRIHASSGTTGKPTVVGYTQNDIDTWANVVARSIRAAGGRKGDKVHIAYGYGLFTGGLGAHYGAERLGCTVIPMSGGQTEKQVQLIRDFQPDIIMVTPSYMLNLADEIERQGIDPHKLALRLGIFGAEPWTAELRRAIEERMGITALDIYGLSEIMGPGVAMECAETKDGPTIWEDHFYPEIIDPVTGEVVPDGQMGELVFTSLSKEALPMIRYRTRDLTRLLPGTARPMRRMDKITGRSDDMLIIRGVNVFPTQIEEQVLKVKQLSENYEIHLFRNGNLDSIEVHVELKHEHENLGESQQQALCNELSKYIKTYIGISSRIVLRPCYSLKRSEGKACHVYDNRNK, encoded by the coding sequence ATGAACATGATTGCCAATACCGCCTTGCTTGACCCGATGGAAACCGCCAGCGTCGACCAGCTGCGCCAGCACCAGCTGGAGCGCCTGCGCTGGAGCCTCAAGCACGCCTACGAAAACGTCCCGCTGTACCGCCAGCGCTTCGATGAGAAAGGCGTGCACCCGGACGACCTGAAATCCCTGGAAGACCTGGCGAAGTTCCCCTTCACCGGCAAGAACGACCTGCGCGACAACTACCCCTACGGCATGTTCGCCGTGCCGCAGAGCGAGATCGTGCGTATCCACGCCTCCAGCGGCACCACCGGCAAGCCCACCGTGGTCGGCTACACCCAGAACGACATCGACACCTGGGCCAACGTGGTGGCGCGCTCGATCCGCGCCGCTGGCGGCCGCAAGGGTGACAAGGTGCATATCGCCTACGGCTACGGCCTGTTCACCGGCGGTCTGGGCGCCCACTACGGCGCCGAGCGCCTGGGCTGCACCGTGATCCCGATGTCCGGCGGCCAGACCGAGAAGCAGGTCCAGCTGATCCGTGACTTCCAGCCGGACATCATCATGGTCACCCCGTCCTACATGCTGAACCTGGCCGACGAGATCGAGCGCCAGGGCATCGACCCGCACAAGCTGGCCCTGCGCCTCGGCATCTTCGGCGCCGAACCCTGGACTGCCGAACTGCGCCGCGCCATCGAAGAACGCATGGGCATCACCGCCCTCGACATCTACGGCCTCTCCGAAATCATGGGCCCGGGCGTGGCCATGGAATGCGCGGAAACCAAAGACGGCCCGACCATCTGGGAGGACCACTTCTACCCTGAGATCATCGACCCGGTGACCGGCGAAGTCGTGCCGGACGGCCAGATGGGCGAGCTGGTGTTCACCTCGCTGTCCAAGGAAGCGCTGCCGATGATCCGTTATCGCACCCGCGACCTGACCCGCCTGCTGCCGGGTACCGCCCGCCCCATGCGGCGCATGGACAAGATCACCGGCCGCAGCGACGACATGCTGATCATCCGTGGCGTGAACGTATTCCCGACGCAGATCGAAGAGCAGGTGCTCAAGGTCAAGCAATTGTCCGAGAACTACGAGATCCACCTGTTCCGCAACGGCAACCTGGACAGCATCGAGGTGCACGTCGAGCTCAAGCATGAGCACGAGAACCTAGGCGAGTCGCAACAGCAAGCGCTGTGCAACGAGCTCTCCAAGTACATCAAGACCTACATCGGCATCAGCTCGCGCATCGTCCTGCGCCCCTGCTATTCGCTGAAGCGCTCCGAAGGCAAGGCCTGCCACGTGTACGACAACCGCAACAAGTAA
- a CDS encoding fimbrial protein — translation MMHCAVALIAGLFSIDSSWAAQCRSDIVFPFTFDFTKSFDSPSDNKPMSVMQGAHRWSLGRAFSTSCFCGAGNTFDTVYFTVVTKLPLGFQATVNGKQLQFYKLNRHLQVAAEIGVENQHGYTAFPFSSLAASVGVKACSSNPDNLLIATGNRGQIHLLIDQPFIGETIIPTTRLFELYGDTSPNAAPYGKPVMWIEMSGKVSVPQSCGLTPGQPTTFDFGKVVSSAIALPGTENPRYSQERTFAVTCKNITSGIKLSLESAAAPAHSNVFAAHNRSDMGIQVRNKGNIISPLIPGAAPKSGNIIPLQVDYVQQTSRFTILAYPVRTKPSVEPGPFEATATLKFDFE, via the coding sequence ATGATGCACTGCGCCGTGGCCTTGATAGCCGGGCTGTTCAGCATCGATAGCAGCTGGGCCGCGCAGTGCCGGTCCGACATCGTGTTTCCGTTCACATTCGACTTCACCAAAAGCTTCGATAGTCCGAGCGACAACAAACCCATGTCAGTGATGCAGGGCGCTCACCGGTGGAGTTTAGGTAGAGCGTTCTCGACGTCTTGCTTCTGTGGAGCAGGCAATACATTCGACACGGTTTATTTCACCGTAGTAACCAAGCTGCCTCTTGGCTTCCAAGCCACCGTCAACGGCAAGCAACTGCAATTCTACAAGCTGAATCGCCACCTTCAGGTTGCAGCCGAGATCGGTGTTGAGAATCAGCATGGATATACAGCCTTTCCATTCAGCAGCCTGGCCGCCTCAGTAGGGGTCAAAGCCTGCTCATCCAATCCTGATAATCTTCTTATCGCAACCGGCAATAGAGGCCAGATTCACCTGCTGATCGATCAACCCTTCATTGGCGAGACCATCATTCCCACGACCCGCTTGTTCGAGCTCTATGGAGACACCTCCCCCAATGCGGCTCCATATGGCAAGCCAGTGATGTGGATCGAGATGAGCGGCAAGGTGAGCGTGCCCCAGTCCTGCGGACTGACCCCCGGCCAGCCCACCACCTTCGACTTCGGCAAAGTCGTGTCATCAGCCATAGCCCTACCCGGCACAGAGAATCCCCGGTATTCGCAGGAGCGGACCTTTGCCGTCACATGCAAGAACATTACATCTGGCATCAAACTAAGCCTGGAGTCTGCTGCCGCTCCCGCACACTCGAACGTCTTCGCGGCCCACAACCGCAGCGACATGGGTATACAAGTACGCAACAAGGGAAACATCATTTCCCCCCTGATACCTGGCGCCGCACCAAAATCAGGAAACATCATCCCGCTGCAAGTCGATTACGTGCAACAGACCTCACGGTTCACCATCCTGGCCTACCCCGTCCGAACGAAGCCATCCGTGGAGCCAGGCCCCTTCGAGGCTACCGCCACCTTGAAATTCGACTTCGAGTGA
- a CDS encoding DUF1428 domain-containing protein: MTYVDGFLVPVPTASRETYRKLAEMAAGVFKECGALSVVECWGDDVPEGKVTSFPMAVKLKEGETVVFSWITWPSKHARDEGMKKAMEDPRMQPDPSTMPFDGQRMIFGGFEVLVSA; encoded by the coding sequence ATGACCTATGTAGATGGCTTCTTGGTGCCCGTCCCCACCGCCAGCCGCGAGACCTACCGCAAGCTGGCCGAAATGGCCGCCGGGGTGTTCAAGGAATGCGGCGCCCTCAGCGTCGTCGAGTGCTGGGGCGACGATGTGCCCGAAGGCAAGGTGACGTCCTTCCCGATGGCGGTGAAGCTGAAGGAAGGTGAAACCGTCGTGTTCTCCTGGATCACCTGGCCGTCGAAGCATGCTCGGGACGAAGGCATGAAGAAAGCGATGGAAGACCCGAGGATGCAGCCCGACCCGAGCACCATGCCCTTCGACGGACAACGCATGATCTTTGGCGGGTTCGAGGTGTTGGTAAGCGCCTGA